The window TTCCAACTTGCGAATCATGATATTAAAATCGCGCTTCAATTGAGTCAATTCATCACTGCGCTCTTCGTCTATGGGCAGGCTATAAGAAAAGTTTTCTTTGCGAACTTCGCGCATGGCCTCGGCCATCTCATCCAAGGGTTTTCGCACTGATCGGATCAAGAAAACTAAAAAAGCTCCAAAAACGAGAAAAAAGACCACAAAAGCGAGAAAACTTTTTCGCGCAGCTTGATCGATAGCGCTTAAACTTTTTTCATCTGCTTCGACTCGAGACTCTATATAAAATAGCATTTTTTCTCGCGTCAAACTCAATATTGCCACACGCATATCGGCAAGTTCTTCCCGAATCAAACTTACTTCTTCAGAAGAAGCATCATACTCTTGCTGCTCCTCTAAAACTGATAACAAGAACTCGAATTCACGCACTTCCTCACTTACTGAGCTTGGAACCCCTTCTAAGGAACCTTCCTCAAGCTCAATCCACTTCTTTTCAAAATTCTTTAGATCGTAATACTGCTTTAAAAAGTCATTATCTTCAACACCTAATGAAAGGACTTCTACTTCTTTGTATTGAACATACAGAAAGACTCCACCTAAGAAGAGGTAAACTGCTAAAACCAAATTCTTAAGTAATTTAAAACTCATTCAGCAGCCTCATTAAAACTCACTTTAATAAGCTTGGATGACTGGCTCTTTTGATCTTTTGACAAACTTAAGCTGAAATTTTTAGTCAAAACTAGATCATCTTCATACTTACTTTTCAGAGCACGAACAAAAACCAACTCCCATTCGCCCGCAAGGTATTTGGCTTTAACTTTTACATCAGAACGACTCGCCGATGGTTTCGCTTGTAAATAACGGTTGCGGTTGCGATGCAATGACTCTAGGCTCAAATTGAGTTTCCAGGGCCCTTTACCCGCATCTGGAGAATACTTGCCATCCTTAAAAAAACCGTCATCAGCAAAGCCCCATTGAGTGCGATTTGCTCCCCAAAACCAAAGATCCTGAATCTCTTTACCCTCTTGCGAAAAGCGCAAAGCTAAGCTGTCTTCGAGCTGCTTTCCCACCACAAATTCTTCATCTTTTAAAACCCAAGGGCGATGTTTCAAATTCTCTTCTTTTTGCGGAATTCGCACACGAAGGAATAAACGCTGCTCATTAATCCCAAGCTGGACTTTCAGCTCTTCCTCATAAGCAGGAACTTTTACGCGAGCCTGAGGAACTCCGCTCCAATTTTTGCCATCAAAATTACCGATTCGCAATTCTGTAGCGGACAAAGTAAACACCCACATCATAAGTAAAAAAACTGAGACCTGAAACCTGAAAGCTATCACCTTTCTAAGCCCTCCAAAACTTCACTCACCTTTTTATCGCTCCCTGGAATTATCCAGTCGGGTTCTAATTCAGCTAATGGACCTAAAACAAAGTCACGCTCACACATGCGGGGATGCGGGACAATAAGTTCGGACATATCATAATTTTCATCTTCTATAAGCAAAACATCGAGATCCAAGAAACGTGATTCATTAACTAGGCCTGAGCGCTCTCGTCCTGCTTCTTTTTCGATCTTCAAACAAAGCCGGAGGAGATCTAAAGCTTCTCCACTCCAACAGGCCACTGCTACCGAATTCAAATAAACATCTGAATTTTCGGGGCAGTCCACGGGCTCGCTTTCGAGGATTTGCGCCATTCGCAAATCTTCTAAGCCCTCCTCAGCTAAGCGCTTGAGAGCAAAGTCAAAGTAGCCTTTGCGATCGCCCAAATTTGAGCCCAAAGCTATGGCGACTTTTTTCTTCATTGTGAAAAACCTAAAATAATCATCTTCAAGTATAAACTCAGCTGTTCTTTTAAGCAACTTAATCACCGCCATATCACTTAAATCAATATAGGCCGTCACTATAATTACATAGATCCATAACAATATCGGCTGTACAATAGCTCAATTCTTCAACAAAAGGTTTCTATGATCTCACTCATCCGCTTACGCAGCATTCGTCTCTTCTTGCTCTTCATATTCATCATTAACATGCAGGGACTTGCCGCTGTACCCACGCTCGGAGGCGTCCAGTTCTGGAATGACATCTCTGTTGCAGGAGACTACAAAATTCAAAAAAATGTCATCACGGGACACTGTAGAATTCTAGAAGACAACTACCTGCGACTCCATTGGGGAAGCGAAAAGTTTTGTCGTAAGAAGCTCTCACTTTTAAAACCTCTAAGCAAGCAG is drawn from Lentisphaera araneosa HTCC2155 and contains these coding sequences:
- the folK gene encoding 2-amino-4-hydroxy-6-hydroxymethyldihydropteridine diphosphokinase, with protein sequence MKKKVAIALGSNLGDRKGYFDFALKRLAEEGLEDLRMAQILESEPVDCPENSDVYLNSVAVACWSGEALDLLRLCLKIEKEAGRERSGLVNESRFLDLDVLLIEDENYDMSELIVPHPRMCERDFVLGPLAELEPDWIIPGSDKKVSEVLEGLER